ACAATGTTTTCTGGGGCCCGGGCCTTAGAGGTGGATTTCTTAACTGTATCCGCAGGAGCCTTCAAAACCCCATAAATTTTTGTCTGGGTTATAACAACGCTTTCGATTTTATTCTGCGAAATCCAGTCTCTGAACTGTTTGTAGGAAATCTCCTTTACCTTTGGAGGAGAAAACATCAAATAGTCCAGAAACAGAATGGCGGAGAACACAATAATGTAGTACCAGATTGAAAACTTTGTATGCTTTTCCATAAAAGAAATTCCTTTTATTGGTTCGACTTTACCCCTGAAACGAAGTCTTCAATTTTCCAAAAATTACTGTTTTTGTTTGATCGAAAACGCCCGGCACCCAAATTGGGTTCCGTTGTGAGACGTCCGCCTGTTGGCGCACGACGAAGCAGTTACTCTTGAATTGCTGGGTCTCATTCAAGCATTATTTAATTTAATGAAGTCCGTTTCAAAAATCAATTGAATTTATTAAGGTAGGAATTAATAAGGACAAAAAAGGGCGGCTACTCGGCAACCGATCCCACGGTCATCGAGTGGCCGCCGCAGGCGAAGGAACAGAAATGACTGAATCCAGCTTCTCCCAAAATGCCCCGATACACCCCGCTAAAGCGGGCCACCCGGCTACCGGCCCTCCGGTCATTGAGTGGCCGCCGCAGGCGGATGTATCGAAATGACCGAATGCGGCTCAAGCCCTATTCCGGGATTTCAATGCCGTCTTCTCTGAATTCCCGCAGCTTATTGCGGAGGGTGCGGACACTAATGCCCAATTCCTCCGCCGCGCGGGTTCGGTTTCCGTTTGTCTCGCGCAAAACCTCCAGGATTTTCCGTCGCTCAATTTCTTTCAGATTTTTGGTGTTTCCCTGCCAGATACCGTTTTCGCCCTGCCAATCTTCTTCAAAGGCATTAAATGCAAGAAAGTGCTGCGCGCTCAGGACGGAATCCTTCGAAATAACTACGGCGCGTTCAATCGTATTCTCCAGTTCCCGGACATTTCCGGGCCAATTGTATTTCATCAGTAACTTCAGCGCGTCCTTGTCGATTCCCGAAATTTCTTTCTGATTATCTCGGGAATACTTCCGAATAAAGTGTTCAATCAACAAGGGAATATCATCCTTGCGCTCGCGCAAGGGGGGCAATTCAATGGGAACCACATTCAGCCGATAGTACAAATCCTCCCGGAAAGTTCCTTTTCGAACCTCCTCCTTCAGATCACGATTGGTTGTGGCAATAATGCGAACATCCACTTGCAGGGTTTCCGGATTGCCAATCTTTTCAAACTCCTTTTCCTGAAGGACACGCAGGAGTTTTGCCTGTAACGGAAGGCTCATTTCGCTAATTTCGTCCAGAAGAAGTGTCCCGCCATCGGCTAATTCAAAGCGCCCTTTCGTGGTACGAATGGCTCCCGTAAATGCGCCTTTCTCGTGTCCGAACAATTCGCTTTCGATTAGTCCGTCCGGTAATGCGGCACAATTTGTTTTGATAAAGGGTTTATTTCTGCGGCCGCTGTGATAGTGAATAGCCCGGGCAATAAGCTCCTTACCCGTCCCGCTGGCGCCCCGGATCAAGACAGTGGCCCGGCTTTGAGCAACCATTTCCACAATCTCGAAAACACGCTTCATTTTTTCGCTTTTGCCGATAATATTTGAAAAACCGTACTGCCGGTTAATTTCGTCCTTGAGATAGGTATTTTCCGTTTGTAAATCTCTGAATTTGAAATATTTATCTACAACCATTTCAATTTGGTCCACATTCAGCGGTTTCGTAATAAAATCAAAAGCACCCTGTTTCATTGCCTGAACAGCCATCTGCACGGTTCCGTACGCCGTAATGAGAATAACCCCGCAATTCGGATCAATTTTTCTGATTTTCTCCAGCAACTCCATTCCGCTGATATCCGGCATCCGGATATCCGAAATAATCAACTGAAACGAATCCTTCTCAATCTTTTTTAATGCGTTCTTCCCGTTTTCAGCCAGAACGACTTCGTAGGGATTGCGTCTTTCCAACGCCTCCAATAAAAACTCCTGCATCAACGGTTCATCATCAACAACTAAGATTTTTTTCCTCATTTGCTCCCATCCTTTTATTCAACAACCGAATAATTTCTTCACATTATTTGTTAGGATGCCTGAAATACCGGTCGAACCAACGGAAATTCCAGCGTCACAATCGTTCCCTTTTGGGGAGAACTCTGAAAGTGAATCGTGCCCCTGTGAAGATCAACAATTTTTCGAACAATGGCCAGTCCTAACCCGGGACCCCTTAATTTGGTTGAGGCAAATGGAAAATAGAGCTTTTCTTTGATTTCCTCCGGCATGCCTTCGCCTGAATCTGAAACAATAATTCGAAACGATTTGTGGTGGGTTTTTTGGATGTGAATGGTAATGGTTCCCCCCTCTGGCATGGCCTGAATGGCATTCTTCAACAGATGAATGAGCATTTGCTGAAACAACTGGGGATCCAATTCCGCCTCTAATTTCTGTTTGGGAAATTTTGTTTCTATCCGAATGTCCGATTGACTCTGTTTGACCTCAGAGATAAGAAATTCAAGCACATCATTTATGACCCACTTGATGGGCACTTTCCGGTAGTGCACGTGAACATCCCGGCTCACGAAAAGCAGGTTGCCGATAATTTTGTCCAGGCGCCCGACCCCCTCAATTATTTTTTTCACCAGCCGCTGTCTGGGATCATCCGGAGCAATGTCCCTTTCCAGAAGGGCCGCAAAACCACCAATGGCTCCCAGCGGATTCCGGATTTCGTGTGTCACATTTGCCGCCATTTCACCAAGGGCCGACATGGTTCGTGCATGCTGAACCTGTTTTTCCAGCCGGCGGATCTCTGTCAAATTCTCAAACACCTCAACGGTTCCCAATATTTCAGAGGCATCTCCTGTCACCAGAGAGATGCTGTATTTTATGGGAACCGGTTCGCCTGCCTGATTTAAGATTTCCTTCTCACCATTATGAATGTTCTTTTTCGATTCCAAAACGGCAAGCGGGGTTTGTTCCGGAAGAACTTTCGGACCAAAAACCTCACCGTAGGGTTTTCCAACGGCGTCGCGGGAATGAATTCCGGTAATCTCCTCTGCCGAGCGGTTAAAAATGGTTATTTTTCCCCGGGCGTCGGTGCAAATGACGCCGGCATTCATTTCTTCCAAAATACTCGACTGGTAGTTTTTAAGATGATTAACTTCTTCCAAACTGGCCGTTAAATCCTTATTCTTTTGCGCCAGTTCCAGATTAAGCTCGGCTACCCGCTTTTCCAGTTTGTAGTAAGCGCCTTTGAATTCATCCGTAGCTTTATTGAAATATTCAAAGACTTGAATCAGATTATTGATTTGGGTCGTATCTGCCGACACAGGTTCATGCGGAACGAGTGATTTTACCATATTACCCTCACATTAGGTTATCTGCACGAAGGCCGCTTTCATCCAATTTGAAAGTAACCCGGTGTACCGGTTGTTGTATTTTTTGTTCGAAATCATTAATTCCAATAATGACGCCTGGAAATACAAGATGCCTGGCCTGAATAAAAGGTTCTTCCAGAACAATATCCGCATTTTCGCCCAAAAGGACTTTGGTTTTTTCTTCAAGGGCTTCAATATCCAAATTAAATTGCTGGATCTTTTTGAGCAGATTCTCTAATTCCAGGGCCTTTTCCGGTGTTAATTTTGTGAGCCGCTTTTCAAGCATTCTCAAAAAATCCACTTTTTTCTGCAGGACATCGATATTTTTCTGAATTTTTTTTACTTCTCCTCTGGCACTCAGGATTTCAACCAGAACATGCGGGTCGATGTCATTTCCGATTCGCACTTCCGTGGGAAGACTGTTGGGCGACCCGATCTCCCGAGCCACAATGGATGTTGCGCTGATGACATTCCCTCCAATGATGGTTCCCTTTGGTACGCGAATTTCACCCTTTGCGTTCACCTGACTGTTGATGATGTAACGATTTACCTCGATATCCCCGCCGCTTCGGATAAAGGCTTCCTGGATGAAGTCCGCCTGAATCAGTTCACGTGCATACAGTTTGGCCTTCCCTTTGCCAAAAACCCCCCCGTCAATTTCGATTTTCCCTTTTCTGGAGGTCACCTCCGCGCCATCCACGTGTCCCCGTATGCGAACATTTCCATCGGTCGTTACTTTGAAACCGGTCTTGACATCCCCAAAAACGAGAACATCGCCCGTGTAATCGATGTCGCCTGTGGAAAAGTCCACATTTCGGCGGACAATAAAGACATTTTCAATATTCAGCAGATTTTGAAGAAAGAAAATATGCCCGCCAATTTTTGCGTATAGATTCAATCCGTCTTCCGAAATGGTCGTATTGAGCCCCCTGGGCAGGGGTTTGTCCTTTCCCGGTACGGCTTTAAGCTCCGTTCCAAAAACTGAAATCCCCGGCTCCCCTTTTGTGGCCGGAATCTTTTCAGCCAGATGTTGATTTTCTTTTACAATCTTTATGAGATTAATCTGGTGAAAATCCACACGCCCATTCTCCAAAATCAAAGGACGGCGGCTTATGTTTGTATCAATTTTATATTTGATTTCGGCATTTTTTCCGTGAACAGGCGGTTTCCCTTCGGCAATATGAACATTAATGACATTTTTTTGTTCTTTTACAATTTTGTCAATCAG
The sequence above is drawn from the Calditrichota bacterium genome and encodes:
- a CDS encoding sigma-54-dependent Fis family transcriptional regulator — translated: MRKKILVVDDEPLMQEFLLEALERRNPYEVVLAENGKNALKKIEKDSFQLIISDIRMPDISGMELLEKIRKIDPNCGVILITAYGTVQMAVQAMKQGAFDFITKPLNVDQIEMVVDKYFKFRDLQTENTYLKDEINRQYGFSNIIGKSEKMKRVFEIVEMVAQSRATVLIRGASGTGKELIARAIHYHSGRRNKPFIKTNCAALPDGLIESELFGHEKGAFTGAIRTTKGRFELADGGTLLLDEISEMSLPLQAKLLRVLQEKEFEKIGNPETLQVDVRIIATTNRDLKEEVRKGTFREDLYYRLNVVPIELPPLRERKDDIPLLIEHFIRKYSRDNQKEISGIDKDALKLLMKYNWPGNVRELENTIERAVVISKDSVLSAQHFLAFNAFEEDWQGENGIWQGNTKNLKEIERRKILEVLRETNGNRTRAAEELGISVRTLRNKLREFREDGIEIPE
- a CDS encoding PAS domain S-box protein gives rise to the protein MVKSLVPHEPVSADTTQINNLIQVFEYFNKATDEFKGAYYKLEKRVAELNLELAQKNKDLTASLEEVNHLKNYQSSILEEMNAGVICTDARGKITIFNRSAEEITGIHSRDAVGKPYGEVFGPKVLPEQTPLAVLESKKNIHNGEKEILNQAGEPVPIKYSISLVTGDASEILGTVEVFENLTEIRRLEKQVQHARTMSALGEMAANVTHEIRNPLGAIGGFAALLERDIAPDDPRQRLVKKIIEGVGRLDKIIGNLLFVSRDVHVHYRKVPIKWVINDVLEFLISEVKQSQSDIRIETKFPKQKLEAELDPQLFQQMLIHLLKNAIQAMPEGGTITIHIQKTHHKSFRIIVSDSGEGMPEEIKEKLYFPFASTKLRGPGLGLAIVRKIVDLHRGTIHFQSSPQKGTIVTLEFPLVRPVFQAS
- a CDS encoding DUF342 domain-containing protein, with amino-acid sequence MIYDLLERLNLRQKRDGIYMTVSPDLKGRIQFEDVRRALVRRGVINANLDVIHRVVARADGVPTKIGDYFERYNRIKDKYIHIRVDDNQLTAYLSIRFPKEEPLRISSFDIHFKLMEANIRYGINDQLIDKIVKEQKNVINVHIAEGKPPVHGKNAEIKYKIDTNISRRPLILENGRVDFHQINLIKIVKENQHLAEKIPATKGEPGISVFGTELKAVPGKDKPLPRGLNTTISEDGLNLYAKIGGHIFFLQNLLNIENVFIVRRNVDFSTGDIDYTGDVLVFGDVKTGFKVTTDGNVRIRGHVDGAEVTSRKGKIEIDGGVFGKGKAKLYARELIQADFIQEAFIRSGGDIEVNRYIINSQVNAKGEIRVPKGTIIGGNVISATSIVAREIGSPNSLPTEVRIGNDIDPHVLVEILSARGEVKKIQKNIDVLQKKVDFLRMLEKRLTKLTPEKALELENLLKKIQQFNLDIEALEEKTKVLLGENADIVLEEPFIQARHLVFPGVIIGINDFEQKIQQPVHRVTFKLDESGLRADNLM